AGCAAACGCAAATGTGCATTAGTGCCATGTCTTAACAGTTGACAGAGCTAGCTAATTAAGCAGAAACTTTGAAAGGAGATGTGGATCGATCAAAAGCCTTACTTCCAGCATGACTTCGCCGCGGATCCGGGCGTAGATGGCCCTGAAGACGCCGCTGAAGAGCCAGGCCACGGTAGCGCGGTACGCATCCCTGACTTTCCCTGCCTTGTACAACTCTGtctgaaacaaacaaattcCCAACGAGCAGCATCCATCAGCGCAAGCATTATATTCACAGCACGCAGGACACCATGCATATATGGAGCCAGCCAGCTGCCAGCGATGGCAGAAAATGCAGTGTATACTTACGATCTCCATGGAGGCCACCAGGTACATGAAGCCGCTGCAGGAGACGCCGACAGCTCCCCAAACCATCTTCTTGGCATCGTCGGTGGCCACGGTCAGTGggcagaagaagatgaagagggcCATCTCGATGACGAGCGTGAACACCCCAAACACGTAGCGCGCGAAGTCCTCGGTGTAGACGAGCATGAAGACGTCGAGGTAGTAGCACTGGAAGATCATGGCGgcgacgttgatggcgaagagGAGGCAGTTCGACGTCGCGGCGCAGTAGACCAGCCACACGAGGCAGCTGGCCAGAACGATCATGTACACGAACGGATCCTCCCGCCCGGGCTCTCCAGTCTGCCTGATAGCGCTGATCGGCTTGCTACAGAGATCGAGCCAGAGAAATTGTTAGTCAGTCAAGTTCGTTTTAATCCGAGGCAAAAATTGAAGGTTAATTGTTAAGAGTATCAATCGATATGTCTTACTAGGGGGTGCAGCAAACCAAGGTAGCAATCGATCCTAAGGCGAAGAAAAGGTACTCGGCCGCATCAGAGGCCATGGTCGCGCTCCCTCAGACCTACAATTAATTGACAACGCACAGACGTCTATAAAATTAAGCACGAATTAAGGAAGTAAAGACGGCcacatatatatgcacacaTGCAAGAAATCTACCACAGCCTAGCTTGTGCAAGACAAAGTAGTATATATCGGCATGCCATAAGCTGTACTAACAGATGATCGATGCACCGTATCATTGATGTGACAAGCAAAGGAaatactactccgtaactAGTTTTGGTTTCGAAACTAAATGACGTGCATCAAGATTGATAAGACGAAGTACATACGCAAAGAAAATAGTACAAGTACTAATTGAAACACACGAGATCGACCTCTGAAAAAGGGGGACAAAAGACAAATAATGCTTTGAGTCAGACCACCACACCTAATTTGAGAGCACAAGGGAGCAAATAAACAAATCGATTGCAAATAAAAAGTACTCGCACTTTTTAGCACTTAGTATCAAGCATCAACAGAAGGTTCACAACTTCACATAGCCAGGATCCggccacacaaaaaaaatcgagTACTCGTTGTAGCACCTAGTATCAAGTATCAACAGAATTGGATCGGATCGCATGGCAAAGGATCCACCAAAAAACCGACTTAGGCCAAGAAAAGTACAGGAGAGCATGCTGATTTTCGTCTCCAAGAGGAGTTATAGATCGATGTTACGGAAGAAAGACCCACGGAAACTCTACCTAGGCAGAAGGAATCAACGtccaagaaaacaaaacaaggcGAGCGCgaagaaatgaagaaaaacgCATCCAAAAGAAGAGCCTAGAGGCAGCCTCAGATCTAGACAAGAGTTCGATGGATGAAACCAAGatgggaggaaggagaagaaagaacaCGTACGTGTTGAAAAGCAAACAACAGAGGTTTTGGGGGGGAGAAAGGACAATGGCTTTGCTTGGTTCTGTGCAGTGCAGGAGGGAGAGATGGGGTATATAAAAAACACGAGACCGACCTAGCCTAGGTGCAACCGGATTCCATTTCCACCCATCAGCGACACGCAGAGAATGACAAGTGGTTCCACAAGTAACATGGCCCACCTGAAGGCTGTAGAAACTGGGTGGGTACACTCGGCAGCTGAATACATGACCACGTTCCttcaccattttttttttcaaccaGGTTGAGAActacagagagagagagatgcggGAAAGACAAGGTGAGATCTGCATGACATGCCGACCCCACAAATTACcggacccacgcgtcagggaGAAAGTGATGTGCCCAGCTGGTACATGGACCAAAAAAGGAGGGACTGTTTCACTGCAAACCATCCCTGCCATCTTTTGCCAGCCAAGAGATTCCTTCCCATCCATCAACCGATCAACCCAGGCGTTGATTGCGAGTATTACTCTCTCTAATCTTCCGTGGATTGCAATTACTTCCCGTCCCAAACAAACGTTGCGCGCATGGGAAGCGAAAGCCAAGCGGCAGCTTTTGCGAAAGaagttcttctttttcttgaatttttgGCAGCCTTGACTGCAGCAGCCCGCTCAACAACAAGCTTTTTCTTTCAGGCTAGCTATGCAGCAACGGCAACAAGTTTTCATTCCAGCCGTTTGTCGTTTTGGAGCGGCGATCCCGAGAGTACATGCTTCTTCCTGCCGCCGGGATCACTAAAATGAACGATGATTTGTTGCTTTTTGGTAGTATATGGGTATGGCTACTggtgcaagttttttttttcggtaAAATGAGAAAGGTACAAGATGCCTTCATACGGAAGTTCGATGTTACGACAATCAGATGGGTGTTTTTCCAAACAAAGACGAGATCTGAATTTTAAAGTGgattaaaatttaaaacatCACCCACCAATATATATACCCAACAATGGTCCATGTTTTTTTGGCTTAGAGCAACTCTAGTGGTTATCGAATTTTCTGATCCTAAAAAACATTAGTTCAGTCCACCGAATCCATATTTTTCGGTATCAACTTGACCTCCTCCTGCATGACGGAGAACACGCAAAAACACCAGGCATATGTCTGTAAATCGTGCCGATATATTGGAAATTCTAAATCGTTTCTCGGATCGGACCGATATACTGTATCTGCTAGAGTTGCACTGTTGCTACTCGGCGAAGTTCAGTGATCGTGCCGGACCTCGTGTGTCGTCAGCCACATGCGCTTGACAGGAACTCCTGCCATTGTCATCGTCAATGACCCGTTCcggtagcagcagcagttctTGCTTCAGTGGTTCTCTTGGTGGTGGCTCCTTCTGTTGCAGTGGTGGTTTCTTATAAAGATTTCAAGAGAGCAAGACAAGCTGTTTCCCTGGAGGTACAAAGAGTTATATAGTACACAGATACACGTTTTGTTCAACAATATATTGTATCACAGTACATGATTTTATTTAAACAGGAATAATGTTCTCTTGTTACTCCTTGCTTTGGTAAATGAAAGTTCTTCATTGCTCTCCTTATTGTTGGTGTCAAGACAAACAAAGCTTGGTTGATCTTTTATACTGTATATTCTTGTACACTCTGTTGAGAAGGTATGGGGCTTGATTTGCTGAGATTCTGGAGCATTGTCTACTGGGTTCTCTAATCTTCAATGATTCAATATTAAGTTATATGTATCATTAATCTTCAAtaattcaaaaagaaaaaaactgtgTTCTCATCTTTCATATTGAAAAAGAGTTGTGCCCTGTCTTAACAAAGGTCGTTTGATTAATCATGGACAAACCAGTTAGTTTTTTATTTGGATGCTAATTTGCTTTCATATTGAAAAAGCAGCCTTTCTATCCTTCTCTCCACTACTAGCTAATCTCTTGCCTAATTTGGTGGACTCTATATGACCATTTTCCCCTTATGTAGGACAATCAATTGCCCATGGTAATAATCAGTTTACTGAAAACTTGAGAGGAATGCCACAGAAGTACTGTAGTATTATGTCATACTGCATGCCTATTGCCTAATGAACTTCTACCCTATTTAATTCCGTGAAAAGTTCAAATGACAAGATCATGACATGTGGGGCAGAGGTGGACAAGAAATTTGGAACGAGCGAATTATTCAAAAACTAATTTATGTATATATGATTGTGATTTATAGGAAGTGATGTAACTTTATGTCACAAATGTGTTCGCCACGTTCAGATTCTGTCCTAATTTAAGCTCCCCAATCTTCTTTCTACGGTTGTCTGTGCCAGTTCAGTATGAGTTTTCTCGCAAAAAAGTTCAGTATGAGTTATATGATTTTACTTCTGTGGATCAGGGCATTGCCAAATTGTTCTATATATGTCAGAGTTCAGTATGAGTTATATGTTAATCCAGTCCCTCGGTTGTTCTAGATCTCTGGGCTCACAACGGCCAGTGGGTGaaactttttttccttttttttctcgaacacgcaTATTTTCATTGAGAAGAAAGCGCAGGTACAAACAAAGGCAACGAAATCGAGCCCCAACAGGGGCACAGGgctcaaagaaagaaagaaagaaaaaaaggaaggagaaggaaaaagcCCAAATGCCACTATACAGGAATAGCACTAAGGACAGTGGCTGAAACTTAAACTACACCTGTTGGTTTTGAGCTTTAATTATTCATCATATTCCAATACTGATGCATAAAAGAAGCTGTAGTTTACTTGCAGATTTTGCTAACACTCATGGTTGTTTGAATAGCTTGTTCTTCAAACGTTGTATGAGAACCCTGCAGATTAGGATACTAGTTTTTACTCGGAAGAATGCAAGCTATAGTTGCTATCAAGAAACAACT
The Brachypodium distachyon strain Bd21 chromosome 2, Brachypodium_distachyon_v3.0, whole genome shotgun sequence genome window above contains:
- the LOC100845068 gene encoding uncharacterized protein LOC100845068, coding for MASDAAEYLFFALGSIATLVCCTPYKPISAIRQTGEPGREDPFVYMIVLASCLVWLVYCAATSNCLLFAINVAAMIFQCYYLDVFMLVYTEDFARYVFGVFTLVIEMALFIFFCPLTVATDDAKKMVWGAVGVSCSGFMYLVASMEITELYKAGKVRDAYRATVAWLFSGVFRAIYARIRGEVMLEISNWIGIGFAVIQVVEYVWLYYKGNGRHED